From a single Bremerella cremea genomic region:
- the ypfJ gene encoding KPN_02809 family neutral zinc metallopeptidase: MRWRGRRGSDNIEDRRSARGPVMMGGGGLIGIVLVVIVILMGGDPRALLRALVNQQQQAGGGGAPAQVDQQDDERAQFVSVVLADTEDVWTQQFQQLGKQYRDPKLVMFRDQVQSACGFQQAATGPFYCPLDQRVYIDLSFFDEMERGLGAGGDFAQAYVIAHEVGHHVQNLLGQSEAVHNRQQRVSEEEANELSVRLELQADFYAGVWAHHAERNWGILEEGDVEEALNAATAIGDDRLQKRSRGYVVPESFTHGTSKQRAKWFFRGLKTGDMEQGDTFSIPYNQL, translated from the coding sequence ATGCGTTGGCGAGGGCGTCGGGGAAGTGACAATATTGAAGATCGTCGATCGGCTCGTGGCCCTGTCATGATGGGGGGCGGTGGTTTGATTGGGATCGTTCTGGTCGTAATCGTCATTTTGATGGGGGGCGATCCCAGGGCGCTGCTGCGAGCCCTCGTGAATCAACAGCAACAAGCGGGTGGTGGCGGAGCCCCTGCTCAGGTCGATCAGCAAGATGACGAGCGGGCCCAGTTTGTGTCGGTTGTTCTCGCAGATACCGAGGATGTTTGGACTCAGCAATTTCAGCAGTTGGGCAAGCAGTACCGCGATCCGAAGTTGGTCATGTTCCGCGACCAGGTGCAATCGGCGTGTGGTTTCCAGCAGGCGGCCACAGGGCCTTTCTACTGCCCCTTGGATCAACGCGTTTATATCGATCTCAGCTTTTTCGACGAAATGGAGCGAGGGCTGGGTGCCGGTGGTGACTTTGCCCAGGCTTATGTTATCGCTCACGAGGTCGGGCATCACGTGCAGAACTTGTTGGGACAAAGCGAGGCCGTTCACAATCGCCAGCAGCGCGTGAGTGAAGAAGAAGCGAATGAGTTATCGGTGCGGCTGGAATTGCAGGCCGACTTTTATGCGGGGGTTTGGGCCCATCATGCTGAACGGAACTGGGGCATTCTGGAAGAAGGAGACGTCGAGGAGGCTTTGAACGCCGCGACAGCAATTGGGGACGATCGTCTGCAGAAAAGATCACGTGGGTACGTCGTACCAGAATCATTCACCCACGGCACCTCGAAGCAGCGGGCGAAGTGGTTCTTTCGCGGGCTGAAGACGGGCGATATGGAACAAGGTGATACCTTCAGCATTCCTTACAATCAGTTGTAG